A DNA window from Mya arenaria isolate MELC-2E11 chromosome 17, ASM2691426v1 contains the following coding sequences:
- the LOC128222853 gene encoding interferon-induced protein 44-like: protein MAGKLSREQKAQLEDWIGQGPKTFRLLYAITRDGCSAQTFHTKCDKKGPTVTVFYNPSGSVYGGYTSTDWDQKIKGHSSDAAAFLFQLAFSGKKKVIRFCVKDPTKSIYSSPYCGPLFGANDIYVFQNTVQESNGVFKLAGITSFSACYKMDGVSSWAEINNGDLDVNELEVYQLTEGREPDVQLERSWRTVPDLNNKKLSELTAAIQSQKTPGKTKMAGYRLTLIGPVGSGKSSYCNTIMTAFQGRVSHRAACGKGDTSVTNTFHPYSVKTEACGLLGFKLCDTRGISDKACLDLTEYKHLVQGHIPEYYEFNPEVELSLDDALFVLRPNLEDKTHCVVYVLDASSLDSLSAEILQKIRALKMFCIRKGVSQAVLLTHVELIDPDVGRDLETVFKSAQVAESVKKVSDLIGLPRNSIHPVKNYECEVASNEKINCLALLALQQILYAAEDGVENLLMKRESASNKTGRELVEVCGSECE, encoded by the exons ATGGCGGGAAAACTTTCACGAGAACAGAAGGCTCAACTTGAGGATTGGATTGGACAGGGCCCGAAGACCTTCCGCTTGTTGTACGCTATCACACGAGATGGTTGCTCGGCGCAGACCTTCCACACAAAATGTGACAAAAAAGGACCCACGGTGACTGTATTTTATAATCCCTCCGGGTCCGTGTACGGGGGATACACCTCAACGGATTGGGATCAAAAAATAAAAGGTCACAGCAGTGATGCAGCTGCATTTTTGTTCCAACTAGCCTTCTCTGGAAAGAAAAAAGTGATCAGATTCTGCGTTAAAGATCCTACCAAAAGTATCTATAGTTCGCCGTACTGCGGACCCTTATTTGGAGCGAATGATATTTACGTATTCCAAAATACCGTTCAAGAATCAAACGGTGTTTTTAAACTAGCTGGAATAACAAGTTTTTCTGCGTGCTATAAGATGGATGGAGTATCATCGTGGGCAGAGATTAACAACGGGGACTTGGACGTCAATGAGCTTGAAGTGTATCAACTTACAG AAGGAAGGGAGCCAGACGTACAACTGGAGAGAAGCTGGCGAACTGTTCCAGACCTGAACAACAAG AAACTTTCTGAACTTACTGCAGCAATTCAGAGCCAAAAAACTCCAGGAAAAACGAAAATGGCAGGCTACAGGCTGACACTTATAGGACCTGTTGGTTCCGGCAAGTCAAGTTACTGTAACACGATAATGACTGCCTTCCAGGGCCGGGTTAGTCACAGGGCTGCCTGTGGGAAAGGCGATACAAGCGTCACAAATACG TTTCACCCATACAGTGTAAAGACGGAAGCGTGTGGACTTCTGGGTTTCAAGCTGTGTGACACACGAGGAATATCAGACAAGGCATGCCTGGATTTGACGGAATACAAGCACCTTGTACAAGGACACATTCCAGAGTATTATGAG TTTAATCCTGAAGTAGAGTTATCATTGGACGATGCACTTTTTGTCTTGCGGCCCAACCTTGAAGACAAAACCCACTGCGTGGTTTATGTATTAGACGCTTCGTCCCTTGACAGTCTGTCCGCTGAAATACTGCAGAAGATTCGTGCCCTGAAAATGTTCTGTATCAGGAAAG GCGTATCCCAAGCAGTTCTCCTAACTCACGTTGAATTGATAGACCCGGATGTTGGCAGGGATTTGGAAACCGTCTTCAAGAGCGCCCAAGTTGCAGAGAGTGTCAAGAAAGTATCAGATCTTATTGGACTTCCGCGAAACTCCATCCATCCCGTGAAGAACTATGAATGTGAAGTCGCCTCCAATGAGAAGATCAACTGTCTGGCTCTGCTTGCTCTTCAACAAATTCTTTACGCTGCGGAGGATGGAGTGGAAAATTTGCTGATGAAGAGAGAATCCGCCAGTAACAAGACTGGCAGAGAACTAGTGGAGGTTTGCGGCTCCGAGTGCGAGTAG